In Dermacentor andersoni chromosome 4, qqDerAnde1_hic_scaffold, whole genome shotgun sequence, the following proteins share a genomic window:
- the LOC126537549 gene encoding serine hydrolase-like protein, with product MERRRSLKSKDLLIPVGYGYLHAKDSGPSDGLPVLAIHDWLDNCASFDTLVPLLDPAFRVIALDLVGHGASSNLPRGYQYSHQQFVEDIDCVLDYLGWSYCAILAHGVGATMALYYAGLRPDVCTGVVSLSMSDTVNTHPGHMLPTLVQHIDASGNLDYQKAGEETIETVVRDLVDVTGGSLDEESARVLLGAEEEAGQTLQLAVLSRCLKVYTLSEMKKDPLTIQNTMTLYQGPLLMVCAKDWCDDDEDGMLRICEDFFRTSCDPFVKLDVDGTHHVHLNNPALVASHVSDFLRKSCLSDLSCPSLVYEGSLERNCVDITPLLTDFVL from the coding sequence ATGGAAAGAAGACGGTCTCTGAAGTCCAAGGACCTGCTGATACCAGTGGGCTATGGCTACCTGCACGCAAAGGATTCGGGACCATCGGACGGCTTGCCGGTCCTCGCCATCCACGACTGGCTTGACAACTGCGCCTCGTTCGACACTCTGGTTCCCCTGCTGGACCCGGCATTTCGAGTGATCGCCCTGGATTTGGTGGGCCACGGAGCTTCATCCAACCTTCCACGCGGTTACCAGTACAGCCACCAGCAATTTGTTGAGGACATCGATTGCGTGCTGGACTATCTGGGCTGGAGCTACTGCGCCATCCTGGCCCACGGAGTCGGGGCCACAATGGCACTCTACTACGCCGGCCTTCGGCCGGACGTCTGCACGGGTGTCGTGTCTCTGAGCATGTCGGACACCGTGAACACGCATCCGGGACACATGCTACCGACACTAGTGCAGCACATTGATGCGTCCGGAAACCTCGATTACCAGAAGGCCGGTGAGGAGACCATAGAGACCGTGGTGCGAGACCTTGTCGACGTTACTGGGGGTTCGCTCGACGAAGAGTCGGCACGCGTTCTGCTCGGCGCCGAAGAAGAGGCTGGCCAGACCCTGCAGCTCGCCGTGCTATCCCGGTGCCTCAAGGTGTACACGCTATCCGAGATGAAGAAGGACCCCCTCACCATTCAGAACACCATGACGCTGTACCAAGGCCCCTTGCTCATGGTGTGTGCCAAGGACTGGTGTGATGATGACGAAGATGGCATGCTCCGAATCTGCGAAGACTTCTTCAGGACTTCGTGCGACCCTTTCGTGAAGCTGGACGTCGACGGTACGCATCACGTTCACCTCAACAACCCGGCGCTCGTCGCGAGCCACGTGAGCGACTTTCTTCGAAAGTCGTGCTTGAGTGACCTGTCCTGCCCCTCCTTGGTCTACGAAGGCTCCCTTGAGAGGAACTGCGTGGATATCACTCCGCTGCTCACTGACTTCGTGTTATAA